Genomic segment of Citrus sinensis cultivar Valencia sweet orange chromosome 7, DVS_A1.0, whole genome shotgun sequence:
ttcctaaaattttttgatttgtaatgtttcctgCGGGGTTTAGTAGAACACTcgccattacaatctttggagatagaagttttaaaggggtcataattaaattgtttacagaaaccgcctaattcttgtttagacttcttaagctcccacttaagtcgtttctgtaatttcaaatcttgacaaatctttaatccttctttattgacaaaactgacgAGTTCACCATAGGTGAACtcatcataaggaatacggttatcataaagggctttaatggaattttttaccttttcaCCTAGAAGAGTAGGTAATCCAGcgagaaatttttctttccaagttatatgatttgcatcatcccttaGAAATAGTCTGGTAAAAAATGAGGTTTTGTAACTTtgaaattcactaagtttcctacatcttaaattatgtagtaactcaACGTTTTTATCACGAAGGTGTGAAGGGTCACCAATGAAATGGAGGGAAATGGTTAAAATTAGAGTAgcaacagcatcctgaattggattgttgaactcatcaagaatAGGGACCCCATTTTCATCGACTTGAATGGAATTTAGAATGTCTAATTGTTGCtgattagtgagaagatgatcccaccaaccttttaattgaccagtaaaaccggcAATGAGGATTTCTGATATAGCACGATCAGAAGTTTCtgcttgggttttataggcattggctgccattgttatttgttgcaacaatcctaggaTATTGTATTCGGACATGCCGTCAATATTTCACTCATAGACTGAAGATGCATTATATCGggattgatttaatgcacttggtctattatctattgctagatcCGGTGGAGTCTTGACAGTGGGaagggctaattcccaataaattttgttggctttaggaGTAGAAGGTTCTTCTTTGAAGGCTTCTATATCAGAAGAGGCTATAGACATTTGGTCTtgttctaatactccaatcttgctagattgaggagtatcaggggctatctgaactttgctagatgaggaagaagcagcttctatcctatctaattgttctctaatggctttagcaaaatctaattttgactcttgaacaagcttttggctagttttcgaaacctgaaagggtttgaaaataggttccttaagctttttgttAGAATCCGATTTTGTTGGAATATGAGAAATTGATGGAACAGTAATAGTTGACTTCTGGATTTggttttctatcctagtcaACTGCTTTCCgattgtatttaagttagtattacaaaaattattctgttggataatactacttaaatttgcctcagaatcatttggttttggaattttgtaaggtgaagctcGAATTTGGACAAGAGGTTCACCGTGATCAACGGTTACACTCCGAAGAGGTGGGTGTTCAGACTCTATAGTTCTATCACTATCAAGAAGTTTCCATTCAGGAACTttcttcctaatagtaatagggtttgactctttaaaaggataagagatgttgttatcagaagaatatatctcaaaccaatcaaaaaacaatatatgagttttatgaaaattcacaaattcatagtaagtttgttggatttcttttctttggtttaaaaagtgtttgaaaaaccaaagtcttttttctttgtttaaatcagaataaaaatcattatgcagaaaagttttatctaattcaaattctttttcaatgacattaatgacattttctgtaacagcagaaaacgtaggggaagttggaggagaatgttccttctcttcctgactTTGTACATGTTGATTACTAGTGTAAATCGGATGAGGAACACTAGTGGTGTAATCAACTGATCGAATGGAGGTACTAGGTATATCTGAAgtagaaaacctaggttgacttttTATGGACTGAAAATGGAGATTTATAACAGagggtatttttgtaaatttcctttctaatgaaggaatgcttgagcACGACGCTTTATCAAAAAATCTAGATGAGGTAGATCTCCTGAATGATAGTTTCACTTTACCATcggaatactgagtcacattttgcaactctgtattaggctcaagttgtttcggaatcgctggtggagcggctccttcaaggATCCATTCCTCTGGAAGATTGACATCCttccattggattggtttAGGAATGACCGTGTTTACTTTGGACAagtcagtctgcaagagaagggTCTCATCTCTTTTCGACTGGTATTTATGCTGTGTGCTAAATGCAGAAATCAtggctttgtaagaaattttaaaaattaatgcaactgGGATGGATCCCTTAATCATATGATAattatgggttttgatttgtaaaatcatgctctttaaaatatttttgtctttaagggaaattgttatatttggataacaatcaaaagatatgGGACCTTTACATAGACTAGATTCGATACTacttagtaaagaatcatcaaaagagatgaatcgcccatctctAAGGACAGTAAGGATAGaagtatccaagccttctttggtcAAAGGTTTTATTCCTACTTGGATTAAACcaatgtgaatatatttgaaattcttttcttttaatttctttaaagatttttttgaaaacaaataaattgtttcaaaaggctctgaaagagttatatcacgttcttcagtctttataatataatcatgctttaaaagatcaagcatttttgttttgtaaatcttttctttggaaatttttggaagttcccaaaaatcaattgctttatcaaagttctcaataatgaattcttctgaactcacaacatgctttgactcactagtcttcccggaagaagagctagaaaaggacgaTGTTCTACAGATCGAAGGATCCATGGTCAAGACCTTATGGTCTATTTTTGGTTTGGTCAAtatggctacaggtatggaTTTACAGCCCTCAGCGGAATCCTTATCCTAAAACGGGACTTACAACCAGTAAAAATTcaccacaaaacaaaacttcaaaataaaacacaagattttaaacacaaaactctaaacaataaaacactttcctccccttggctctgataccacttaaGGCGCTTACCACTCGCCCTAAAAGCTTAAGCTGTTAGGAGAAGGCGCTACTTTATACTTAAGCACCACCCGGACCAAACCAGGTAACGTCTCCACGTTATGCCACGACATCGTGACCCCACATCGGCCTTACAGGAGTCACCACAAGGGTGTGGGCCCCAGTTCCAGTACTGGGATAATATATTAAGCCCATTCCTCCCCCCCGAGTTTCGAACCCTGgctggctctgataccacttaaGGCGCTTACCACTCGCCCTAAAAGCTTAAGCTGTTAGGAGAAGGCGCTACTTTATACTTAAGCACCACCCGGACCAAATCAGGTAACGTCTCCACGTTATGCCACGACATCGTGACCCCACATCGGCCTTACAGGAGTCACCACAAGGGTGCGGGCCCCAGTTCCAGTACTGGGATAATATATTAAGCCCATTCCTCCCCCCCCGAGTTTCGAACCCTGgctggctctgataccacttaaGGCGCTTACCACTCGCCCTAAAAGCTTAAGTTGTTAGGAGAAGGCACTACTTTATACTTAAGCACCACCCGGACCAAACCAGGTAACGTCTCCACGTTATGCCACGACATCGTGACCCCACATCGGCCTTACAGGAGTCACCACAAGGGTGCGAGCCCCAGTTCCAGTACTGGGATAATATATTAAgcccttatatatatatatatatatatatatatatatatatcttgtttaccaaaattttcacaacactTAAAATTCTAGTAAAGTAAcacaaatatttaagatttgtccATAAATAtactagttattttttttaatgtcataagAATATTAACCAACGAAAATAACTCTCGTATCTCTTAGGGGATAAGTCGAGTTGTTTTGCCACTTGTAGTAAAAAAAGTAGGTCACATGATCAATTTCCCTTCAAACCCGACcctggaaaagaaaattatttagttagtgtttatatatatgataagatgtgaaattaaacaaaaaaagtcataaaattaacttttgatACTTTTGCTGAAATATGAgaggataaattttttatattcaaattcagAGTTAggtagagagaaaaaaattaatttatactttATTCACTCCTAACTTTATAAgtaataaactaaattaaaaaaattaacgtttcacaaagaaattatttaagaaGTCCTACGTccatattaatataatagaaacgttatttttgtttaacatTGTAAGAAATCAATCGGAAAAATCAGGAAAAGAAACAAGAGagaagaaatataattaacGAATTAACAACTCTTTCATTCAAAACAAGCACATGTTGATGCtagcaaaaaaatatattcatctCACTCAAAACCAATGGATTGTTATTTATACTCCTAAGTACTCAGCAAACAACTTAGAAgtcaaatatattaaaaaagttcGACAATTCAAGCTTCCATTAGAGCAGCTtttttagtcaaaacattggaATTTCACCCACCATCCATCGTTTGATTCGTTTCCAATGGCCTGGACGACAGTGAAGAGAATCAATTAGCATATGAGCACCAGGcaactaaaaaattttctagACTTTCCATGGAAGTGAAATCTGGTATATCGCTAATTCGATAATGGCACGATTtctctaataaatttattgcttCTCGCAACAttgaaatgtttttttttgttttttttttttttgagatcAATGCAATTTTTGCTCCAAGTAAGGCACACTTATCTGTAGTGAAATTTGGTAGAGCAAATGATAATAGTTCTAATACCATGactattttgtaaatttttgctAGAATTTTGTGTACTCTAGAGAAAAGATGGAGCAAGTAAAGAGCTCAAGAATTTTTTCATTGCTTTGTGAGGAGAATATGTGACTAcgaatttgtttttatattggatttaaaagtttaatgttataaattttttatttgaagaattcatttctcaaattttctccattaaatttaaattttagtaaaagaTATGGTAGGGATGCTCCGTCGTAAGGAATGCTAGAATACCATATAAAACAATTCAAGTTAAATAGAAATTCGTAACTAATTTCATATGGTGAGCTTAAGGATAAGATTAATTAGTCTATCGGACATAGCTAGGTTGGTTGTGAGTACGGTTTGCATATGTGATCACCAGAATTCGAATAATAATAGGGAGAAAGGTTGGTATTTAGAGGGTGAGACGTGATTTCTTATCCCCGTCCCAACCTTTAAGcaaatagttttttataatattatttcattaatctATATTGATCATTTAAGGATAATGTGACTAATCTATTCGTCCACTtagattttagaaaaaaatcatcaaccaCTTAATGAATGACACATTATATACCACATTATTTGagatgaaatttgaaataaaattttgagctCTTTTGAAAAGGACAATATCATTAAAGATTAATGATTATGAAACTTAATATCTAATCTTTAGAGCTTTCAAAGGTTGGTATTTAGAGGGTGAGGCGTGATTTCTTATCCCCGTCCCAACCTTTAAGcaaatagttttttataatattatttcattaatctATATTGATCATTTAAGGATAATGTGACTAATCTATTCGTCCACTtagattttagaaaaaaatcatcaatcacTTAATGAATGACACATTATATACCACATTATTTGagatgaaatttgaaataaaattttgagctCTTTTGAAAAggacaatattattaaagatTAATGATTATGAAACTTAATTTCTAATCTTTAGAgctttcaaaatcaaaattttagatgcttgcttcaatttcaactttcaaataaaatcattgGAACAGAAAGTCCCTTGATGAATTGTGCCATTGCTAGCAAGAGCAATGCTTCTTAACTTCAATTTTAACTTCCAAATAATATAGTTGGACCTGTGGTCTTCAATATGTAATTCTtcgtaatttctttttaaaaaaattatagtgaagtcaattaaaataacaaagaacaatttgtaatttattatatttatttgttatttatttaagagaatttcaaattaatttattaattatcaatatgCAGCCCAATTCAagataaatcatttaaattgTTGTATCTCTCTGTTGTATGGTATGTGACTTATTTTATGCGTCCTCTTGATATTTTTCTAtacccatttacaaatttCTCTAACAAGTGAATGAAAGTGGGGATTCATGAGACAGAAGGAGGGGATAAATAGCAATTGTCTTTTTAAAGGCACAGGGGAGAGGGAAATGGGTTGATTGTTGTTCATAAATAGGCTGAAAACCCATGCATTCAGACTTTTTGTGTAAGAAGAGTACAATAAGAAGTGTGAGGACGCAAATAACggtttgattgtttttatagATATTAGTAGCTAGGTGATCTTATTGatcaatgaaaaaatatttatccaGAGTGTATCAGAAGAGTGTCAAAAACAgtgataaaattatatgatcttagcgtttttttttaattatttttaactatcGAAATTTCAtatgattttaatatattttttcatgatGGTAACCGCTGTCAACCTTGATTTTATCGCCATACTGAAAAATTCTCGTACGTAAATATCAGTATTCATGATCACTTAATAAATTGTAAACtttaattaaccttgaaaCAGCACAATTGTTAGAGATTATATACAAAGGATTTGGATTCAATGATTGGTAATcattgaataagaaattgaataagaaataatatgtaattaaatcttaattttattaaaaatttagcaaTAGATCTAAATTCATATTGAAGATAAATGATGTCCCTTATTCATCATCACTTGGAGGCTTATATAACCATTTAGCTAGTTACATGCAGTAGCATTTGAGTGAACATTAtaacataactaaaaaatagaACCGCGTTTCATGcggctttgaaaaaataatttagtattattctttttttttactttacacttgatgaaactaataaaaaatatgaattgattttttttaaagatgaggcagccttataaaaaataaaaaaaagctattagccagcaatacaaataaagaagcaacgcaagataaagaataaaatgagagaatatattatagagtgattttattcattccaattgtgtgtgtgcaaaacaaaaagatgagctcttattttatagttacataatcactccatgaaattaatgaaaaattatggatcataattccttgtgagatagtgtGAGTTATAGGAAAGCTAAATGTTGCTAATGGGAAatagtggggagactaagagatatatgttatgaatatctacatttattttaataaattcataacactcctccttggatgttcattacaaagaatgtgcctcattaaaatctttacataattgttattgtgtaataacaataaaattaattatgagaagatgaaaagtcaaatctaaaagaaaatttctctatttattagataatagagaatatacaaagataagaaatggtgatgccacatcacctcctcaaatTCCAGctttatatagatatatagatagattaaaatcataaagaaacaaagagaaaataatacaattaactAACCActcttttaaattcaaaacaagATAAATATCGTCACTTTGCTACTTTGCTATAAGTATGCTAGGATTAGAGGAAGCATGAGCCATGATGCTaggatttttttcaaatttgtccATGTCTTCCTCGTATAATACCACCCATGCTTCTACTCCTTTACCATCACTTGTATCTGATAAAAGAGCAGCATTAGGTAATGACACCGACCCGATACTAAGCCAAACAGGCTTCCCCCAACCAAAATCAGCTTCATAATAACGCAATCCAACCACACTAgttaaagttaatgatcttGAGTCTTCCCATGCTTCATTCATATCCTTCATGAAACCTAAATACTCAATATTATTCATCACATTGCTTACATTTCTCTTTGCTTTGATCACTTTTTTCACTAAGCTTGTTGCCTCTATGTCATCATCCCCGACTAGTGGCCATTCTGCCCTTACAAACCGAAAAATGTTACCCATGCACTGTGGAATCATTGGTGGATTCATCTTGCTCCGCAAATTCATAGTATAATACATTGCATGAGAGTACAACTTGTTATTAATTGCCCTCTTTCTTTCTTGAGCCACAGCGATGAAAGCACCCCAAATGAGTGATGAAACAACCATGAAACGCGATGCTTGTAACTCATGATCAAAACTGCCCACCATTATTTCTTTGTTCACCTTCTCTTTTAGAGCCACTATCTTCTTGCCATCAAAAAACAATCTTTTGAACACAACTTTAGATGTTAACTGTGGCTTTATGTGCTGATCCTTCAGTGAACTGTGCGGAGGAAACAAAGAGGTGCAATCTAAAACGACGTTATTgcaaatattttcatttactcCACGATTGATCTCAGCCCACAATTTCATGAAGTTGGAGATTGCTGAACCATCTGCCAATCCATGCCATATACAGATACCAATTGCCACGTCACCGGTACTGAAATAATTTACTTGAACAGCCAAAAGCGCTCTTTCAGAAGCCTCTAATCTCAATGATTGTGGGCTTGGTGGGATTAATTGTTGCATCACACCCATATTCGGTGGTTGAAGAAACTTTGACATATCACAGCCAACTTGAGCTTCAATAAACGTAACTCCATGATCATTACATTCAACTGAAAAGCTATCAACGAATCTTCCAGCTAACGGGTAGTAGTGCGTTAATGTTTTTGCCAGAGATTGCTTCAGAAAATCAGAATTTTTCCTGAAATCTTGGTGCTTATTGGCTGAGTAGAAGAAAACAAAGGGCATgtataaattagaaaacatTTGATCAAGCATAGAAAGTTCATAGGTTCTAAGATGTTTTGGAGTTGGAGACGAAGGCTTGATAGCTtcggtggaaatgatttgaacATCGTCCATGGCGCAGCTGACGGTTTTGAGTCTTCTTCTTGAGGTGATGATTTGGAAATTGATGACAGTTTTGGAAATTGGTTTATTTTGGAAAATGCTTCTCATAATCATTGACATCTTTGTGCTTTCAGAAAATCAAAAAGTGAGTGGCTTCTTGTCTGTGAAATCCGTGTCATATATACATACGACAAACGTAAATAGCTTGCGGGTGAAATAACGTCAACAAAAAACAatgtaaattaacattataagGAAGGCCGACTGTGTACCGTTGTGTCAGATTAAtgctaaatatattatatgcaACCAAAGGatcaattctctctctctctctctctctctctctcccccctctcttcttttttttatttttatttttattttttacatataaTGTAGAGAAGCTGATGAGATTTTATAGCCTGGCACGATCTACCAGCGTGTGGTCGCTGCTCCTAGTCTGACTATTCTGTACATTTGTGGGTAAAGATATGGGATATATTATTGTTGGATAATATTCATACGGATCGActtcatttaataaatcaattttatattattatccaCTTAATTGTTTATTACCATATTAGTTTATTCGTACATAAAAAGTAGAGCTGGTAAAACGGGTTATCGGGTTGTGTTCGTGTCGTATCAActtcgtgtcgtgtcaaatttagatCGATCTAAatccgacccatttaataatcttgtcaaaatattgagacctAAACCCAACACGGGAAAATAATCGGATTACCCAATAACCcgcttaatatctatatattaaacaaaatttatatcaaatatttacacactgtcgtacatacataatttatcgatattataaaatataaatatctaccaaaatattacacatttacactattaaagttatatatatgtataatagtTTTCCAATCAAGGATCACTGACTTTAATAAAGCCAGGGattaactaaaagaaaaaatatatatagagtcTAATACATTGTATTTTGTCATGTAGtgtattaaaatctaaatttttttatcttttagctAATCTctgactttattaaaatttgggATCCCTAATTggaaaactactatatatatatatatatatatatgttccaGTCCGGAATATTAAAGTGCGGGAACGTCCAGGAAAATGTATAAATCGTGCGGTTTAAGCGCTTTAAGTTTTAAACCTTTAAAACCCCgcggttttaaaattttcccgAATGTTTCCCACACTTAATGATCTTGGACTAGAAAACTACTCACATACATACATGTCTAACaatattttacacatttacataattacatgattgaagctctaaatgtatataaaattttataaataaaatattgtgtttatattcatcttttcaaaaaataaaaataaaaataaaagagagaatcatctctaatatttgagttttgataacAAGaacttacaaattattttaaaataaaaaatatagtcGGGTCATTGATTGGGTAAATAGATCAAGAACTTTAACCCTAACCCGacatagaaaaaaattgcGTTGACCCGGACccaacccatttaataatcgtgttaaatttgatgacccatacccatttatttgTGTTGTGTTCGTGTCGGATAATCGAGTCGTGACAAATTTTGTCAGCTCTAATAAAAAGTTTGTACAAGTATCTGTATCGCTATCGATATAGCGAttgtatgattttttaattaataggttcacatgattattttttaattattaatccaactaatttaatttaattaataaagaaaattgtacATAGAAGGAAAGTCGGcttaattctaaataaagtgaaaagcCCACAATAAGCACGTTTCACTTTTTagtgaaagtaaatttaaaattttatgattttactaataaattaaaattgaatcatttaaattcatttaattcttagtttaaaaaaatactataattgatttgtgtttataatttattaaataaataattgatatcatgattttaataaataaaattataaatatcatgattttataaatatgtattaatattattgtgaaATATGATGTATGACTCTATATAAGTCTAAGTTAACATTTAAGTTAActcaagaaaattttattattatagttgttgttaagtattaaaaaagaattataatacCATAAGGTCaaatttagtaattaatattatattatcttattattattagtttattattattgaaaatggagttgagttttgaattttcgattatattaaatttgaataaaggtACATGGACCCAAAAAAAGTATATAGGCTTGAAAAAAGTACATCGACAACTTGGCATGCGCACTTAAAAATAGGGGTGGGCACAGTTCGACTCAGATTGAGATTGAGCATAACTTattaaaattggttattttataaaaagaacgGATTAAAAATCGAATACAATAAAGAATCGAATATGAATCGATTCATTTGGTCAgggtttggttttttttatcCTAGGCCTATTGggcctattttgaatttctaaattcttAGTCCGTTGGGCCTCATTAATGGAGTAATTTTCTCAGTAATCAGTTCTTCATAGTTTCATTACGAATactaacaataaatacaaaatattcaaaacacaCTTATCATTACAGTCTAACTAACTACTActaacaaaatatgaaatattaagatttaagaATACAAATCTAGACTCCAATGATccatttaaataaacttaaagttgtaaatacaaataaaaataatagtcaTGTGTGGGCATGTCTATTGTAATCATTTTACATAGCCAATTAACATTTCACACATTTCACGATTtggaaaaattacaaaaacattACAGTTATCCAGTTCAGCTGAATGAACCAAAATTTGAACCaatatttcagtttttttcttataaattggATATtcagatatttataaaaattaaaatcggtCCGAACCCAAACATAACCAttggttcggtttggtttttCCTAAGCCTCAATTCTTTCGCCCagttttacttaaaaaattaaaaaaaggaaaaaatccattaggttttttttttcttaggcacAACATGATATGGCCTATGGCACAACACGTGTGCCAGGCTAGGCCTAAGCAAAATGAATTAGGTACGACACGGGATGGTACGAAACACATAGTCGACATAACATGACATGAGCACGAGCATACATGGGCCTTCCTTTGATGACTGGCTCGAcccattggccatctctagTAATGAATATTTGATTTGAACAATCCATTTCTCGATTTTCCTTCAgtaaaattaaactttaggAAAGATATGACGGTGATGCGTTATCACAATGTATAATAGAATACCATATAAAACAATTCaagtaaaatagaaattagtAACCTAATTTCACAAGATGAACTCAAGGATAAGATTAATTAGCCTTTAAGTATGCTAGATTAGAGAAAGCATGAGCCATGATactaggttttttttttttccaaatttgtcCATGTCTTCCTCATATAATACCATTCGTGCTTCTACTCCACCATCAATTGTGTATGATAAAAGGCAGCGTTAGGTAATGACATCAACCACAGACTAAACCAAACAGGCTTCCCACAACCAACATCAGCTTCTTAATAAAGCAATGCAACCACACTAGTCAAAGTAAATGACCTTGAATCTTCCAATGCTTTATTTGTATCCTTCATGAAACCTAAGtattcaatattattcatCATATTGCTTACCTTTCTCTTTGCTTTGATCACTTTTTCACTAAGCTTGTTAACTTTGTGTCATCATCCTCGGCTATTGACCATTTTGCCTTTACAAACCGAAAAATGTTACCTATGCATTATGGAATCATTGGTAGATTCAGTTTGCTTCGCAAATTCATAGTTTAATACACTGCATGAGAGTACAACTTGCTATTAAttgctgtttttttttctcgagCAATAGTGATGAAAGCACCCTAAATGAGTGATGAAAATACCATGAATTGTGACGCTTGTAACTCATGATCAAAACGGCCTgtcattatttgttttttcaccTTCTCTTTTAGAACTGCTATTTTCTTGCCATCAGAAAAACAACCTTTTGAACACTACGTTAGATGTTAATTGTAGCTTTATATGCTGATCCTTTAATGAACTGTGCGATGGAAACAAAAAGGTGCAATGTAAAACGACGTTATTgccaatattttcatttatccCAGATTGATCTCAGTTCACAATTTCAGGAAGTTAGAAATTGTTGAATCATTTGCCAATTCGTGCCATATATTC
This window contains:
- the LOC107175467 gene encoding vinorine synthase-like: MDDVQIISTEAIKPSSPTPKHLRTYELSMLDQMFSNLYMPFVFFYSANKHQDFRKNSDFLKQSLAKTLTHYYPLAGRFVDSFSVECNDHGVTFIEAQVGCDMSKFLQPPNMGVMQQLIPPSPQSLRLEASERALLAVQVNYFSTGDVAIGICIWHGLADGSAISNFMKLWAEINRGVNENICNNVVLDCTSLFPPHSSLKDQHIKPQLTSKVVFKRLFFDGKKIVALKEKVNKEIMVGSFDHELQASRFMVVSSLIWGAFIAVAQERKRAINNKLYSHAMYYTMNLRSKMNPPMIPQCMGNIFRFVRAEWPLVGDDDIEATSLVKKVIKAKRNVSNVMNNIEYLGFMKDMNEAWEDSRSLTLTSVVGLRYYEADFGWGKPVWLSIGSVSLPNAALLSDTSDGKGVEAWVVLYEEDMDKFEKNPSIMAHASSNPSILIAK